In Dendropsophus ebraccatus isolate aDenEbr1 chromosome 14, aDenEbr1.pat, whole genome shotgun sequence, the following proteins share a genomic window:
- the FAM217B gene encoding protein FAM217B: MKKISSPKAMHSSGSFAFHEKSSAQKTKKPANEYCFGNQCTSDTLSPESRLQHFPNPTDISLLQPVVSMEQCETVWAVSNMSSTENVTCSQYRRQSLEKLFLDFESIQLSKEDEDSASDLSDSERVPIPPSPLTPPKLNLRAEEINPGYFSQCTEHKCKDYEYPDFLPSPYNSWNLRQVSTFLHKEGKDTLQSTASAPLERYVDRLLQMEWLQMQTVESEKAKTGKSRPQTVPATCRNGKSPGKCKPWPSPLPSKYLSNSDNVTKTSTGQDKNHHKKYTHRENCGATCLRKNCLKVSGTAEIPPSLLKQTQDLKCKKKSVTNCLQTKDLLGSDSKMQCAGNIRPQRQIYVSSSAESIPKHTKACKIKKGELTVNSHAASRHCISERKK; this comes from the coding sequence TGGCAGTTTTGCTTTTCATGAAAAAAGTAgtgcacaaaaaacaaaaaagccagCAAATGAATATTGTTTTGGCAACCAATGTACTAGTGACACCCTATCTCCGGAGAGCAGATTGCAACATTTTCCCAACCCTACAGACATCAGCTTGCTGCAACCGGTTGTATCCATGGAGCAGTGTGAGACAGTATGGGCTGTAAGTAATATGTCATCCACTGAGAATGTGACCTGCTCTCAGTACAGAAGGCAATCTTTGGAAAAACTATTCCTGGACTTTGAATCGATCCAGCTCTCAAAAGAAGATGAGGACAGTGCCAGTGACCTTTCAGATTCAGAAAGAGTTCCCATCCCACCATCACCTCTTACACCTCCTAAACTGAATCTACGAGCTGAAGAGATCAACCCTGGATATTTTAGTCAGTGCACAGAACATAAATGCAAAGATTATGAGTATCCAGATTTCCTTCCTTCACCTTACAACTCCTGGAACCTTCGCCAGGTCTCTACATTTCTACATAAAGAAGGAAAAGATACATTACAATCCACAGCATCAGCCCCACTAGAGAGATATGTTGACCGTCTTCTCCAGATGGAATGGCTTCAAATGCAAACTGTGGAGTCTGAAAAGGCAAAAACGGGAAAGTCTAGACCTCAAACAGTTCCTGCCACATGTCGTAATGGAAAATCTCCAGGAAAGTGTAAACCGTGGCCCAGTCCATTGCCCAGTAAATATTTATCTAATTCAGATAATGTTACTAAAACAAGCACAGGACAAGATAAAAATCATCACAAGAAGTATACCCACCGGGAGAACTGTGGTGCAACCTGTTTGCGGAAAAACTGCTTAAAGGTTTCTGGAACAGCTGAGATACCTCCATCTTTGCTGAAACAGACTCAAGATTTGAAATGTAAGAAAAAATCTGTAACAAATTGTCTGCAAACAAAAGACTTGTTAGGCAGTGATTCTAAGATGCAGTGCGCTGGCAATATAAGACCTCAGAGGCAAATTTATGTTTCGAGTAGTGCAGAAAGCATCCCAAAGCATACAAAAGCCTGTAAGATAAAGAAAGGTGAACTGACGGTCAATAGTCATGCTGCATCTAGACATTGTATATCTGAACGAAAAAAGTAG